DNA from Podarcis muralis chromosome 13, rPodMur119.hap1.1, whole genome shotgun sequence:
AGGAATCACCGCAGACATAAAAGATGTAGCAAGGTACAAGCAAGAAATGCTGAGACTCCAGGGTGATCTCTGGAAAAACCTGGCCAAAGTGGAGAAAGAACTGTGCAGAATGAAAAGACAGGGGGACAAGCCTTCAGAAAAATACAGGTCTGAACTGAAGGGCAAATGGCTGGAACTGCGTAAACAGCAGAGTCAATGTGAACTCACCACTGGCTTGATGAAATTTGTTGATGCCATCAGTCATTTGAAGTCTGCAGAGAAGCACTACTTCCTGAAATGGATGAAGTTCAACCTGGATCATATTGCTAGAGAGAACCTTTCCAAGTTAAGGGCTGAGTACAAAGAGAAATGCAAAACTTCAGGAGATGATGTCCAGAAGACTGCAGAAATTGACCAATTGATATCTTCCTCTTCCTTGGGAGTTGAGCACTTCATGCGTGAGCTGGGGCAGTTCTATGAGGCAGAATACTCCATGGTTATTGAgggcaaaatagcaaaacacagaAGGCAGTTTGTTCATTTCCCAAGCATTGCAGCTGACCTAATGCTAGAAGGGTTTCCTCTTGAACTGATGGATGGAGATGCATCCAACATCCCCCTGCAGTGGATAAGTGATGTTCTGACCGAGCTTCATAAGAAACTAAGAGGAAGATCCAAAATGAAGGTGATAACCATTCTGGGGGTGCAGAGTACTGGGAAATCGACCCTTCTGAACACCATGTTTGGCCTGCAGTTTGCTGTCAGCAGTGGGCGGTGCACACGAGGTGCCTTCATGACGCTTCTTAACGTCTCAGAGAATTTGGCTCAGGATCTTGGCTGTGACTTCATCCTGGTGATAGACACAGAGGGCTTGAAAGCCCCTGAACTGGCCAAACTGGAAGACAGCTATCAGCATGACAACGAGTTGGCCACTCTAGTCATTGGGCTGAGTGACATCACCATCGTAAACATGGCCATGGAGAATGCCACCGAAATGAAGGACATCCTGCAGATTGTGACTCATGCGTTCCTCAGGATGGAAGAGATTGGGCAAAGCCCCAGCTGCCAGTTTGTTCACCAAAACGTTAGTGATGTTTCTGCACATGACCAAAACATGAGGGACAGGAAGCACCTTTTGGAACAGCTGAATGAAATGACCCAGGCTGCAGCAAAAATGGAAAATCTTGGGAGGGATATCAAGTTCTCAGACATCATGGAGTATAACCCAGAAACAAATAATTGGTACATCCCTGGTCTTTGGCATGGAGTCCCACCAATGGCCCCAGTCAACAGGGGGTATAGCGAAAAGGTCTTTGATTTAAAGAAGTGCCTTTTTGAATTACTAAGAGACCATGCACATGACAGGCCTTCCAAGAATATTCTTGACTTCATTGAATGGGTGAAGAGCCTGTGGAATGCTGTAAAACATGAGAACTTCATCTTTAGCTTCCAAAATAGTCTCATAGCTGAAGCATACAACAACCTCTCCATTAAATATTCTGAATGGGACAGGGATTTCCGCAGAGAGATGCACCTCTGGGTATCTGAGCAGGAAACTCTGATTCAGAATGTGTCACCTGATAAAATTGCTTTCAATAATTTGAAAtgtgaacttcaaaagaaactaTCATGTGGAGAAGAGCAGATTTTGGAGAGTTTGAATAAATACTTCGGGAGCGAAGCAGCAAATCTGCATCTGGTAGAAAAGTACAAGGAAGATTTTGTCAGGAGTGCCAACAGCCTCATGCGTGAACTTGAAAATTATTCTTCTAACAAACTGCGAGATGCCATTCAGATTAGAAAAGGTCTACACAAAATAGATGCTCTTCAAGCAGAATACAAGAAAACAATTGAAGGAAAGGTTGACAGGCTGCTTGAAAAATGCAGAGGCAAAAAgcagaaattaaaagaaaaagaattagaAAGAGAGTTTAAAAAAATGTGGAGAGAAACACTGTTGGAAATACCACCCATTTCCTTAGAGAAACGTGACATATATGCAGAAGTTGAGTCATATCTGAGAAAAAATTCATACTCTCATTTGAAACTATACACACAAAAATTAGCAGGAAAAAGAGGATTGTTAAGTTACAGAATACACACTTTTGAAATTAAAAATGACCATGTACAATCATCACTTTGGAAacgtttatttcattttaattctcAAATAGAGTATATGCATATAATAAAAGATGTTGCTAACTCTTTGTTGTGCAAATGCACTTCATATATTGATGAAAAGCTCAATTCTAAAGGAGATTATGATGAAACCTACTGCATTGACCTTTTGTGTATGATCAATGAGACGCTTCAACAACCTGATGTTCAAAATCTTCATACAACCCCTGGCTTTGAAGTGGACCTTAAGCTCCACATCCTGGGAGAAGCAGCTCATGCATTTCAAAGGAGACACGAAGAATTTGTTAAGGAAAATGATCCTCACATGTGCCTGGAAAAACTGAAACCCCACTATTTTGCAATTTTCAGAGATCTTTATCAGGAAAAAGATGCCCATCACATCCAAGCTAAAGATTTCTGTGAAATGTGTCTCCATCCTGCTATAGTGAATTATGTCAACAATAGACTTGGGGTGGAAATAGTGGACAACTTTCACAACAGTGAGCAGTCTATTGACTTTGGCTCTCGGAGTTTTTTCCAGTTTTCTATCCTGAAGGATCTGTTAAATGAATGGGATTTTGACCAATATGTTGAATACATCACAACCTATGAAACGTTTGTCAAGAGTTGGATACTGAAAAAAATGGTGGATTACTATACAGAAAATGAGGATCTGAAGAATCTGGAGGAAAACATTTTCTCTGCAATACTAGACAGAATTGGAAAAACATTGAACAAGCTGAGGCATCAAGGTGCTGAGACAATCTCAGAATTTGTGGAGGATTTTTCCCAAGAAATGCAGAAGGAGTTAGTCATTCCTAAGGATAGTTTAGTGGGGACACACATGAAACAGGCATTTGATCCTGGCcacttttttgcttttgttgaaaGCTTCCTTCCTAATTTGCAACAACAAATATTAAGCAAATTTAGAGACTtggatatcgaatccaaactctcCAAACTGCCTGTGAAGCCCCAAGATGAAATCTTCAAGCAAATGTTTGGCTGTGGGAAGCAGTGTCCCTTCTGCTACACCCCCTGTGAAGCTGGAGGGAGCGCTCATCAGGAGCATTTTGCAACAATCCATCGACCTCAAGGATTTGGAAGATTCAGATATACAAATTCAGAAAAGCTGGTATGTTCTCTGTGCTCCACCGATGTGTCCACCAATCAAGTGTTCCAGAATCAGGACACAAATTGGGAATGGCATCCGTACAAAGAGTACCGTACGTATTATCCAGACTGGCGTATCCAACCTGATCCCAGTATCAAAGCTTCTGATTACTGGAagtacattttcaaaatgttcAATGATGACTTTGCCAGACAGTACAATGCTAAACCAGCTGATCTGCCAGAGGACTGGGGAAATATAACCAAAGAACAAGCACTGAAGGCCTTAGAAGATAGATACAAATTGTAACCAACACCACCATCAGAATGCTTGCCTTAAAGACCTGGAAACAATTTTATTAAATGTATGCCATTTTTGTATGAAAATCTCAGACGTTATGCACAGTTGCCAAACATAATGTGACTCTGTGCATAATATGACAAGGTTGCATGTTGGAATTAGCAAAACAATGATGTGTTATCATTTTTCAGATTATGGTAAAAGTGTAAATGCCTTGCGCTAAAGTAGTCCAAGTCAGTAGCCATACGCATTCCTAGTTGTCTATAACCGCTTAATTATATGAAATATACCTTTTGGGGCAGTGAGGGACTTTTTTACTCTACAGCGTGCTTGTATCCATGATTATTTGCTGCCCCTATATTTTGTAATTCACATTCTTTGTCTTTCCTTTCCAAGTGTAATAAACCAATCTTTCACTCTTTCCTGGTGTGACAAACTCTTTATTGGGTATAAGGGTTGAAGGTATTAATGCATTTTAATGAGTTAACACCCTGACTCTGTGCCAAAAGTTACATTCCTATTTTAGGTCCATGCTGGACAAACATGTGGGTTCAGACATGCACATTGTAACACACATCTGTGGGCAACTTTTAGGGCaacattttttgctgaaatttgaattctatggaattcaaatggGTAATACAATGAAGTACAAtataataaaagaagcaataaaactaAAATATTAGCTATTTATATACTGATGTTTcctccaagaagttcaaggtgacatacatgggttcccatttta
Protein-coding regions in this window:
- the LOC114582821 gene encoding interferon-induced very large GTPase 1-like, which codes for MAFSGKNPSEIIWRARRKLAEDLLLIDSELILDVADSHLLLTQGEFFSLSEIKDPQAFVECLIELVLGKRESTQELFLDCLENLRQAFPSLQPISEYVEDDQLNLRNDLQVPDSVEFSGERSGSKSMDLARSENQDASQSQEGVGEVETIGFPVSSEAGSGSQSPDDAVMLPGNASSTEDPDASLLPSSKEREVKTPDAPDVAENPSAAAMSTENRDRDEDLESSSSPWIGSGAESPSAPPSSSKGSGASDGNCGKSEGTGSGVEIPGISASKGEEEGAGQQDSSERKRTSGSPTRRERSEKSKGAFFQTSEDLARMQLMKSTPELTPAEKKSYSQKTKGSLMEDVPNETTIKGSVDSVMVSGGEIIRKARKQLIEILQKDLELVLDELFSQSVITEEEYEALDKTEEDSKKKIRKLLIMIQKMGEIACGKFLECLEIALPGSNQVLQNSIHERLPPEEKSPRVLGEREEAVPKGCSVGEEEGEIQKHPEEEKMDLGIGCPSQEKEDDVQEESEEENQHSITERRKAVMDILCKLKLEKHKSKALSLQEVLKISSGSLKEFTPQTREDLPWHFLRKILALNVTARSTSFEEVVSDDQVFRRNERIDKDIFFSLEMGQSHSFNPLDVLCAVLLCSDSFLQQEIFFKMSMCQFALPLLLPPLETPKCTLMLWAMRDIVKIWRPHSLAESRGFREESLVLTSMPTISFVRMGSLSFSKSKLLGEFLSPAQQHHNFFIHRDMECGDIPREIADGLVEIAWYFPGGQKSSDLFPEPIAVANLRGDIESHWVQFSFLTQVSSAVFIFAEAIDERQHDLLSSLKGTSTQFYFILERDSNKCHEALGVLDKLAPILNLCNSNILVQSAKRNKAEFVRKLRSTVRGILNSDPTCMSVQGMCAVTCELSIQADVDGQECQNALQCAEGITADIKDVARYKQEMLRLQGDLWKNLAKVEKELCRMKRQGDKPSEKYRSELKGKWLELRKQQSQCELTTGLMKFVDAISHLKSAEKHYFLKWMKFNLDHIARENLSKLRAEYKEKCKTSGDDVQKTAEIDQLISSSSLGVEHFMRELGQFYEAEYSMVIEGKIAKHRRQFVHFPSIAADLMLEGFPLELMDGDASNIPLQWISDVLTELHKKLRGRSKMKVITILGVQSTGKSTLLNTMFGLQFAVSSGRCTRGAFMTLLNVSENLAQDLGCDFILVIDTEGLKAPELAKLEDSYQHDNELATLVIGLSDITIVNMAMENATEMKDILQIVTHAFLRMEEIGQSPSCQFVHQNVSDVSAHDQNMRDRKHLLEQLNEMTQAAAKMENLGRDIKFSDIMEYNPETNNWYIPGLWHGVPPMAPVNRGYSEKVFDLKKCLFELLRDHAHDRPSKNILDFIEWVKSLWNAVKHENFIFSFQNSLIAEAYNNLSIKYSEWDRDFRREMHLWVSEQETLIQNVSPDKIAFNNLKCELQKKLSCGEEQILESLNKYFGSEAANLHLVEKYKEDFVRSANSLMRELENYSSNKLRDAIQIRKGLHKIDALQAEYKKTIEGKVDRLLEKCRGKKQKLKEKELEREFKKMWRETLLEIPPISLEKRDIYAEVESYLRKNSYSHLKLYTQKLAGKRGLLSYRIHTFEIKNDHVQSSLWKRLFHFNSQIEYMHIIKDVANSLLCKCTSYIDEKLNSKGDYDETYCIDLLCMINETLQQPDVQNLHTTPGFEVDLKLHILGEAAHAFQRRHEEFVKENDPHMCLEKLKPHYFAIFRDLYQEKDAHHIQAKDFCEMCLHPAIVNYVNNRLGVEIVDNFHNSEQSIDFGSRSFFQFSILKDLLNEWDFDQYVEYITTYETFVKSWILKKMVDYYTENEDLKNLEENIFSAILDRIGKTLNKLRHQGAETISEFVEDFSQEMQKELVIPKDSLVGTHMKQAFDPGHFFAFVESFLPNLQQQILSKFRDLDIESKLSKLPVKPQDEIFKQMFGCGKQCPFCYTPCEAGGSAHQEHFATIHRPQGFGRFRYTNSEKLVCSLCSTDVSTNQVFQNQDTNWEWHPYKEYRTYYPDWRIQPDPSIKASDYWKYIFKMFNDDFARQYNAKPADLPEDWGNITKEQALKALEDRYKL